In the Deinococcus ficus genome, one interval contains:
- a CDS encoding GNAT family N-acetyltransferase, producing MTPDDVVSRWERVALKPVTAFTPAEWRTLHGFFRDRELADWNDARPIRLPEWLFRRVMQDEEKSGERAGFGILNERGQLIGSAELYDLRPAPPARPTRATLGVMIGLKDLWGHGYGREAVHALLQWAFRVREEPLERVRLTTFGHNRRAQRAFLACGFREVGRYEQLHRTDVHMEILRAEWLNARPSAGPS from the coding sequence ATGACCCCGGACGACGTGGTCTCCCGCTGGGAGCGCGTGGCCCTGAAACCCGTCACGGCCTTCACGCCGGCCGAGTGGCGCACCCTGCACGGCTTCTTCCGCGACCGGGAGCTCGCCGACTGGAACGACGCCCGGCCCATCCGCCTGCCGGAGTGGCTGTTCCGGCGCGTCATGCAGGACGAGGAGAAAAGCGGGGAACGCGCCGGGTTCGGCATCCTGAACGAACGCGGGCAGCTGATCGGCAGCGCCGAACTGTACGACCTGCGGCCCGCCCCGCCCGCCCGGCCCACCCGCGCCACACTGGGCGTCATGATCGGCCTGAAGGACCTGTGGGGCCACGGCTACGGCCGCGAGGCGGTGCACGCCCTGCTGCAGTGGGCCTTTCGCGTGCGCGAGGAACCGCTGGAACGCGTGCGGCTCACCACCTTCGGCCACAACCGCCGCGCGCAGCGGGCCTTCCTGGCCTGCGGGTTCCGCGAGGTGGGCCGCTACGAGCAGCTGCACCGCACGGACGTGCACATGGAGATCCTTCGGGCAGAATGGCTGAATGCACGTCCTTCTGCCGGACCTTCCTGA
- a CDS encoding NAD(P)-dependent oxidoreductase: protein MHVLLPDLPDFRALADEGVPGATFGFYTREHVPDGPADGAVLWFAPPQVRAQLAARPGLSWLLTLTAGIDHVQGQLPPGVALFNASRLHDRAVAVHAVSLMLSASRRLHAYRDAQHARTWAAPTPVTRLPDSGLTTLDGRQVVLWGYGHIGRELDGLLRPFGADVHTIRSATPREERDRLLALADWVILLLPSTPDTQHIVNADTLALLKPGAWLCNVGRGTLIDQDALLAALDGGHLGGAALDVTDPEPLPGDHPLWTRENVILTPHIASSTGDLLHRGARLTRDFILDLDQGHEPPGRVDPSRTY from the coding sequence ATGCACGTCCTTCTGCCGGACCTTCCTGACTTCCGCGCCCTGGCCGACGAGGGCGTGCCCGGCGCCACCTTCGGGTTCTACACCCGGGAGCACGTCCCGGACGGCCCCGCCGACGGCGCCGTACTGTGGTTCGCGCCCCCCCAGGTGAGGGCGCAGCTGGCCGCCCGCCCCGGCCTGTCCTGGCTGCTCACGCTGACCGCCGGGATCGACCATGTGCAGGGGCAGCTGCCGCCCGGCGTGGCCCTGTTCAACGCCAGCCGCCTGCACGACCGCGCGGTCGCGGTGCACGCCGTCAGCCTGATGCTGTCCGCCAGCCGCCGCCTGCACGCGTACCGCGACGCGCAGCACGCCCGCACCTGGGCCGCGCCCACCCCCGTTACCCGGCTGCCGGACAGCGGCCTGACCACCCTGGACGGCCGGCAGGTGGTCCTGTGGGGCTACGGGCACATCGGCCGGGAACTGGACGGCCTGCTCCGCCCGTTCGGCGCGGACGTGCACACCATCCGCAGCGCCACCCCCCGCGAGGAACGCGACCGCCTGCTGGCCCTGGCCGACTGGGTGATCCTGCTGCTGCCCAGCACGCCCGACACGCAGCACATCGTGAACGCCGACACCCTGGCCCTGCTGAAGCCCGGCGCCTGGCTGTGCAACGTCGGCCGCGGCACCCTGATCGACCAGGACGCCCTGCTCGCCGCCCTGGACGGCGGGCACCTGGGCGGCGCGGCCCTGGACGTCACCGATCCGGAACCCCTGCCCGGGGACCACCCCCTGTGGACCCGCGAGAACGTGATCCTCACGCCGCACATCGCCAGCAGCACCGGCGACCTGCTGCACCGCGGCGCCCGCCTCACCCGCGACTTCATCCTGGACCTCGACCAGGGCCACGAACCCCCGGGCCGCGTGGACCCGAGCCGGACGTACTGA
- a CDS encoding phosphodiester glycosidase family protein, with product MKGRNTRIPQSTTPTPGHPAPRRVAWRRAWVLGALLVGSALAAASARTVAIGGVVQSAGVASRMNGAAELLAVWTLPRLGVSVRNDASDLRLQLPGRELRWRPGTGWQALGFAPLGTPLNALPAPQILNGSLHVALDALRVLGVRVIADTPTLLDFAAPTAQGDTLPPSADLAPVAGTPAVPPRATVPAPAPSPAPTPAPVTPTPTPVTPTAPTGPALTVVRVSRTLYRTVEVQRVVLELSGPAAHTVTREQNGLSITLPGVSAGSSSQTLPSGDTLSVTAGAQGARVTLGTGGGRSEIFTLDDPHRVVIDTTTYTDTRVPPPVNPDALPAGITYRQTGRLHLLSFDPQKFQPRVVTAPQGKLTDVAQLVKSVGGVAGVNGGYFDPGSALPVDFVAVGGLMTAGSLEKRGTLAFTSQGDALFGYPRPRYFLQGAFGQVMVNAVRASPNPGLLTAFVGDGRTSVGADTLTTLYVQPGATSVQRAFTGVVTPPTGVLAFTFDPARYPQLPRAAGQPLTVSLNYQAHDQPWETAVDALSAGPMMVQAGKVVIDPRREDFNTLEGVWRPTRQVAFGLLSGQPTIAYFEHGTPEAFAAALAGAGFRDAVRLDSGSSATAYLSGGYLNLGGYLNTVWSRPVANAIVFVPRDSAKDSVARK from the coding sequence GTGAAGGGCAGGAACACGCGCATCCCTCAGAGCACCACTCCCACCCCAGGCCACCCCGCCCCCCGCCGGGTGGCCTGGCGCCGGGCCTGGGTCCTGGGCGCGCTGCTCGTCGGCTCGGCGCTGGCGGCCGCGTCGGCCCGCACCGTGGCCATCGGTGGCGTGGTGCAGAGCGCCGGGGTGGCCTCCCGCATGAATGGCGCCGCCGAGCTGCTGGCGGTGTGGACCCTGCCGCGCCTGGGCGTCAGCGTGCGCAACGACGCCAGTGACCTGCGCCTGCAACTCCCGGGCCGGGAACTGCGCTGGCGGCCCGGCACCGGCTGGCAGGCGCTGGGCTTCGCGCCGCTGGGCACGCCCCTGAACGCCCTGCCCGCCCCGCAGATCCTGAACGGCAGCCTGCACGTGGCCCTGGACGCCCTGCGGGTCCTGGGCGTGCGGGTGATCGCGGACACGCCCACCCTGCTGGACTTCGCCGCGCCGACCGCCCAGGGCGACACCCTGCCGCCCTCCGCGGACCTCGCGCCCGTGGCGGGCACGCCGGCCGTGCCGCCCAGGGCCACGGTACCTGCGCCTGCACCCTCGCCCGCGCCCACCCCGGCGCCCGTCACGCCCACGCCGACCCCGGTGACCCCCACGGCCCCCACCGGACCGGCCCTGACGGTCGTGCGCGTCAGCCGCACGCTGTACCGCACGGTGGAGGTGCAGCGCGTCGTGCTGGAACTCAGCGGCCCGGCCGCGCACACCGTCACACGCGAACAGAACGGCCTGAGCATCACCCTGCCGGGCGTCAGCGCGGGCAGCAGCAGCCAGACCCTGCCGTCCGGCGACACGCTGAGCGTCACCGCCGGCGCGCAGGGCGCCCGCGTCACGCTCGGCACCGGCGGCGGCCGCAGCGAGATCTTCACCCTGGACGACCCGCACCGCGTGGTGATCGACACCACCACCTACACCGACACCCGCGTGCCGCCCCCCGTGAACCCCGACGCCCTCCCCGCCGGCATCACCTACCGGCAGACCGGGCGGCTGCACCTGCTGAGCTTCGACCCGCAGAAATTCCAGCCCCGGGTCGTGACCGCCCCGCAGGGCAAGCTCACGGACGTCGCGCAGCTCGTGAAAAGCGTGGGCGGCGTGGCCGGCGTGAACGGCGGGTACTTCGACCCCGGCAGCGCCCTCCCGGTGGACTTCGTGGCCGTGGGCGGCCTGATGACCGCCGGCAGCCTGGAAAAACGCGGCACGCTGGCCTTCACCTCGCAGGGCGACGCGCTGTTCGGGTACCCCCGCCCCCGCTACTTCCTTCAGGGGGCGTTCGGGCAGGTGATGGTGAACGCCGTGCGCGCCTCCCCCAACCCGGGCCTGCTCACCGCGTTCGTCGGGGACGGCCGCACCAGCGTGGGCGCCGACACCCTCACCACGCTGTACGTGCAGCCCGGCGCCACCAGCGTCCAGCGGGCCTTCACGGGCGTCGTCACCCCACCCACCGGCGTGCTGGCCTTCACCTTCGACCCCGCCCGGTACCCGCAGCTGCCCCGCGCGGCCGGCCAGCCCCTGACCGTCAGCCTGAACTACCAGGCGCACGACCAGCCGTGGGAAACGGCCGTGGACGCCCTGAGCGCCGGCCCGATGATGGTTCAGGCCGGGAAGGTCGTGATCGACCCGCGCCGCGAGGACTTCAACACCCTGGAAGGCGTGTGGCGGCCCACCCGGCAGGTGGCGTTCGGGCTGCTGTCCGGCCAGCCGACCATCGCGTACTTCGAACACGGCACCCCCGAAGCCTTCGCCGCGGCCCTGGCCGGCGCCGGTTTCCGCGACGCGGTGCGGCTGGACAGCGGCAGCAGCGCCACCGCGTACCTCTCCGGCGGGTACCTGAACCTCGGCGGGTACCTGAACACCGTCTGGAGCCGCCCCGTCGCCAACGCCATCGTGTTCGTCCCCAGAGACAGCGCGAAAGACAGCGTCGCGCGGAAATAA
- the mnmA gene encoding tRNA 2-thiouridine(34) synthase MnmA yields the protein MTTAPPAPVTSAFPAVPEAVQGERVLCAMSGGVDSSVTAALLKDQGYQVIGAMMRFWPDDKRVDTFDTCCSPDAAYEARRVAEQVGVPFYLLDYREQFQRHIVGPFLDEYSRGRTPNPCVNCNTKVKFDELVKKAKMLGCRYVATGHYVKRVENARGEVEFHRGDDPRKDQTYFLWGTPKDALPFILFPVGELEKPRVREIAEERGLLTARKPESQNICFVPGKVQDFVAEHLPQMQGYIREIATGEVVGEHLGTQFYTLGQKKGLGLYQSHRVRHVVHLDPGSNTVWVGDHDDCLWTGLKAAGANYLLDLAELPGELEVQVRYRTAPVKARVVHADEHGFELEFAEPQFAVAPGQSAVLYAGPRLLGGGLIVDHVRTLPTPQAPPKKRPAVTLS from the coding sequence ATGACGACGGCCCCGCCCGCCCCTGTGACCTCCGCCTTCCCCGCCGTGCCTGAAGCGGTGCAGGGGGAACGGGTGCTGTGTGCCATGTCGGGCGGGGTGGATTCCAGCGTGACGGCCGCGCTGCTCAAGGATCAGGGGTATCAGGTGATCGGCGCGATGATGCGCTTCTGGCCGGACGACAAGCGGGTGGACACCTTCGACACGTGCTGCTCGCCGGACGCGGCGTACGAGGCGCGGCGCGTGGCGGAGCAGGTGGGTGTGCCGTTTTACCTGCTGGATTACCGCGAGCAGTTCCAGCGGCACATCGTGGGCCCGTTCCTGGACGAGTACAGCCGGGGCCGCACGCCGAATCCATGCGTGAACTGCAACACGAAGGTGAAGTTCGACGAACTGGTGAAGAAGGCGAAGATGCTGGGGTGCCGGTACGTGGCGACCGGGCATTACGTGAAGCGCGTGGAGAACGCCCGCGGCGAGGTGGAATTCCACCGGGGTGACGATCCTCGCAAGGACCAGACGTACTTCCTGTGGGGCACGCCGAAAGACGCGCTGCCGTTCATCCTGTTCCCGGTGGGGGAACTGGAAAAGCCCCGCGTGCGGGAGATTGCGGAGGAACGTGGCCTGCTCACGGCGCGCAAGCCGGAGAGTCAGAACATCTGTTTCGTGCCCGGCAAGGTGCAGGACTTCGTGGCCGAGCACCTGCCCCAGATGCAGGGGTACATCCGCGAGATCGCCACGGGCGAGGTGGTCGGGGAGCACCTGGGCACGCAGTTCTACACGCTGGGCCAGAAGAAGGGCCTGGGCCTGTACCAGTCGCACCGGGTCCGGCACGTGGTGCACCTGGACCCCGGGTCGAACACCGTCTGGGTGGGCGATCACGACGACTGCCTGTGGACCGGACTGAAAGCCGCGGGGGCGAACTACCTGCTGGACCTCGCGGAGTTGCCGGGCGAACTGGAGGTGCAGGTGCGGTACCGCACGGCGCCCGTGAAGGCCCGCGTGGTGCACGCCGACGAGCACGGCTTCGAGCTGGAGTTCGCGGAACCGCAGTTCGCGGTGGCGCCCGGCCAGAGCGCCGTGCTGTACGCCGGGCCACGGCTGCTGGGCGGCGGGCTGATCGTGGATCACGTGCGGACCCTGCCCACCCCGCAGGCCCCGCCGAAGAAACGGCCGGCTGTCACCCTCAGCTGA
- a CDS encoding HAD family hydrolase — protein MNSLDPAGLRFVAFDFDGTLTDYVQADTAALRDLHAHCALSTPFGEFLTRAVDEIMAFHARVEAGLGDPLHMDEERLGRTLNACGVTCTPGHLHLYTQALLRATVPMPGAADLLTALRARGVPLALLSNAYDGPAQRARIHACFPEQPFDVIVIAGETGHLKPHPRPFQAMLDRLELPAGGGVYVGDSPTHDVEGAVKVGLPAFLVHPHPRVQDRARRLGAAAVAANLDEVGALLALSTSA, from the coding sequence TTGAACAGCCTGGACCCCGCCGGGCTGCGGTTTGTCGCCTTCGACTTCGACGGCACCCTCACCGATTACGTGCAGGCCGATACCGCGGCCCTGCGGGATCTCCACGCCCACTGCGCTTTGAGCACGCCGTTCGGGGAGTTCCTGACGCGCGCCGTGGACGAGATCATGGCCTTCCACGCCCGCGTGGAGGCGGGCCTCGGTGACCCGCTGCACATGGATGAGGAGCGGCTGGGACGCACCCTGAACGCCTGCGGGGTGACCTGCACGCCCGGCCACCTGCATCTCTACACGCAGGCTCTGCTCCGCGCGACCGTGCCTATGCCCGGCGCGGCCGACCTCCTGACCGCCCTGCGCGCCCGGGGGGTGCCGCTGGCCCTGCTCAGCAACGCCTACGACGGCCCCGCGCAGCGTGCCCGGATTCACGCCTGCTTTCCCGAGCAGCCCTTCGACGTCATCGTCATCGCGGGGGAAACCGGCCACCTGAAACCCCATCCGCGGCCTTTCCAGGCCATGCTGGACCGGCTCGAGCTTCCGGCCGGCGGGGGTGTGTACGTCGGGGACTCGCCCACGCACGACGTGGAAGGCGCCGTGAAGGTCGGCCTGCCAGCCTTCCTCGTTCACCCGCACCCAAGGGTGCAGGACCGGGCCCGTCGGCTCGGTGCGGCGGCCGTGGCCGCGAATCTCGACGAGGTCGGCGCCCTGCTCGCCCTGTCCACGTCGGCCTGA
- a CDS encoding FAD-dependent oxidoreductase: protein MTTSHWALPMPTFEPLDRDVQVDVVVVGGGVAGLTTAVLLAQAGRSVVLLERNELGSGETTRTSAQLTASLDTRYYELADLHGPERTALIARSHTEAIGQIERLVQEGGIECGFRRVPGYLFAPAGREAELERELEAMRAAGLDVRMTAPSPGTRNLGPCLRLEAQAAFHPARYLVGLARLAVGLGVRIHTRSFVTEYGEEGVTTERGPRVRSEQVVLATNVPVADRVRFAARLEPYRTYALTLELTGPVEEAHWWDTLDPYHYVRPDGDVLLVGGEDHVVGRADDADDRYDRLEAWARERFPVGARREAWSGQVENTPDGVAYLGRAGAGYVITGDNGNGLTYGTIGAMLVRDLITGRESAWAEVYDPERLPRGNRGAWLREGLNAMSHLREWLTPGEDLADLGPGEGVVVRRGLQKIAVYRDEAGTLHPRSAVCTHLGCVVHWNSSERSWDCPCHGSRFAPSGEVLHGPAPEPLAEVTDFQAEVDRP, encoded by the coding sequence ATGACGACCTCCCACTGGGCACTGCCGATGCCGACCTTCGAGCCGCTGGACCGCGACGTGCAGGTGGACGTCGTGGTGGTGGGCGGCGGGGTGGCCGGGCTGACCACGGCTGTCCTGCTGGCGCAGGCGGGACGGTCGGTGGTGCTGCTGGAACGGAACGAGCTGGGCAGCGGGGAGACGACCCGCACGTCCGCGCAGCTCACGGCCAGCCTGGACACCCGGTACTACGAACTGGCCGATCTGCACGGGCCGGAGCGGACGGCGCTGATCGCGCGGAGCCACACCGAGGCCATCGGGCAGATCGAGCGGCTGGTGCAGGAGGGGGGCATCGAGTGCGGGTTCCGGCGGGTGCCGGGGTATCTGTTCGCTCCGGCCGGGCGGGAGGCCGAGCTGGAGCGGGAGCTGGAGGCGATGCGGGCGGCCGGGCTGGACGTGCGGATGACGGCGCCGTCGCCCGGCACCCGGAACCTGGGGCCGTGCCTGCGGCTGGAGGCCCAGGCGGCCTTTCACCCTGCGCGGTACCTGGTCGGGCTGGCGCGGCTGGCGGTGGGCCTGGGCGTGCGGATTCACACGAGGTCGTTCGTGACGGAGTACGGCGAGGAGGGCGTGACCACGGAGCGGGGGCCGCGGGTGCGCAGCGAGCAGGTGGTCCTGGCGACGAACGTGCCGGTGGCGGACCGCGTGAGGTTCGCGGCGCGGCTGGAGCCGTACCGGACGTACGCCCTGACGCTGGAGCTGACCGGGCCGGTCGAGGAGGCGCACTGGTGGGACACGCTGGACCCCTACCATTACGTGCGGCCGGACGGGGACGTGCTGCTGGTGGGCGGGGAGGATCACGTGGTGGGCCGCGCGGACGACGCGGACGACCGCTACGACCGGCTGGAGGCCTGGGCGCGGGAGCGCTTCCCGGTGGGGGCGCGGCGCGAGGCGTGGTCCGGGCAGGTGGAGAACACCCCGGACGGCGTCGCCTACCTGGGCCGGGCGGGGGCCGGGTACGTGATCACCGGGGACAACGGCAACGGCCTGACCTACGGCACCATCGGGGCGATGCTGGTCCGGGACCTGATCACCGGGCGGGAAAGCGCCTGGGCGGAGGTGTACGACCCGGAGCGGCTGCCGCGCGGGAACCGGGGGGCGTGGCTGCGCGAGGGCCTGAACGCCATGTCGCACCTGCGGGAGTGGCTGACGCCCGGGGAGGACCTGGCGGATCTCGGGCCGGGCGAGGGCGTGGTGGTGCGCCGCGGCCTGCAGAAGATTGCCGTGTACCGGGACGAGGCGGGAACGCTGCACCCGAGAAGCGCGGTGTGCACGCACCTGGGGTGCGTGGTGCACTGGAACTCGTCGGAGCGCAGCTGGGACTGCCCGTGCCACGGGTCGCGGTTCGCGCCGTCCGGGGAGGTGCTGCACGGCCCGGCGCCGGAGCCGCTGGCGGAGGTCACGGACTTCCAGGCGGAGGTGGACCGGCCCTGA
- a CDS encoding PolC-type DNA polymerase III encodes MSATEIVVFDLETTGLSPEKDAVVEIGAVRVVNGAVAEHLKYETLVRPTTPDGAPMRIPWHAQRVHGITDEMVRDAPTIGEVLPDFLDWVGGRAVVAHNIGFDGGFMRANARRLGLEWNPAAELCTVKLSRRAFPKERAHNLSVLAERLGLTFAPGGRHRSFGDVQVTAQAYLQLMELLAVQA; translated from the coding sequence GTGAGCGCCACCGAGATCGTCGTGTTCGACCTGGAAACCACCGGCCTGTCCCCGGAAAAGGACGCCGTGGTGGAAATCGGCGCGGTACGCGTCGTGAACGGCGCCGTGGCCGAGCACCTGAAGTACGAGACCCTGGTCCGCCCCACCACCCCGGACGGCGCCCCCATGCGCATCCCCTGGCATGCTCAGCGCGTGCACGGCATCACCGACGAGATGGTCCGCGACGCCCCCACCATCGGCGAGGTCCTCCCGGACTTCCTGGACTGGGTGGGCGGCCGCGCCGTCGTCGCGCACAACATCGGCTTCGACGGCGGCTTCATGCGCGCCAACGCCCGCCGCCTGGGCCTCGAATGGAACCCCGCGGCGGAACTCTGCACCGTGAAACTCTCCCGCCGCGCCTTCCCGAAAGAACGCGCCCACAACCTCTCCGTGCTCGCCGAACGCCTGGGATTGACCTTCGCGCCCGGCGGCCGGCACCGCAGTTTCGGGGACGTGCAGGTCACCGCGCAGGCTTACTTGCAACTCATGGAGCTTCTCGCCGTGCAGGCTTGA